The following is a genomic window from Flavobacteriales bacterium.
CTGTTGGGCGGAAGACCTTCTCCCCCTTCTTGTTGGTGGTCACCATCACGGTGTACTCCTTGCCGAGCGGGAAATAGCCCTGCTTGCGCACCTCCGGGATGGAGAGGTCCTCGAAGCGCACGAGCACCACGGGCGTCTCGTTGCGGATGCCGGTGGCCACTACGCGAGCGGCCGGCTTCTCGTTCTTCACATCTCCGTCCACCACCAGGGTGAACTTGACGCCATCATCGGTGAAGAGCACCAGGTCGCTGGTCTGGGCATCGGCCAACGCGGAGAGGAACAGGGCGGCGACAAGGGGGATCGGGCGTAGCATGGCTTCAAATGGGTTGCGAAGGTAGGTCCGCCACCGCCTTGGCAAGGCCTGTGCCAAAGGACGGAACGGAGCGCGCTGCCCATCTTTGCGGACGCCGTCACCAGCCGGCGGCAGCGGTCATGCGCACGATCCTCATCCTGGGAGCGGGACGCTCCGCGTCGGCGCTCATCGCGCAGCTCATCCACGATGCCCCGAGCGAGGAGTGGCGCATCACGGTGGTGGACCGCGACCTCGCCCATGCGCGGGCCTTGGTGGGCGGGGGCACGTCGGTGGCCCGCGCCGAGCAGGGCGACGCCGGCGACCCGGCCGTGCGCGACCGCCTGATCGCGGCGCACGACCTGGTGATCAGCATGTTGCCGGCCTTCATGCACATGGATGTGGTGAAGGACTGCCTGCGGCTGAAGCGCCACGTCATCACGCCCAGCTACGTGCCCGACCCGCTGTGGCCGCTGCACGCGGAGGCCAAGGCGGCGGGGCTCATCTTCCTGAACGAACTGGGCCTCGACCCCGGCATCGACCACATGAGCGCCATGCGCATCCTGGACCGCATCCGCGGCGAGGGCGGGCGGATGGAGGCCTTCGAGAGCTATTGCGGTGGACTGGTGGCGCCCGAAAGCGACGACAACCCGTGGGGCTACAAGTTCAGCTGGAACCCGCGCAATGTGGTGCTGGCCGGGCAGGGCGGCATGGCCCGGTACATCAAGGACGGCAGCTACAAGTACCTCCCCTACCACCGGCTCTTCCGCGAAACGGTGCGGGTGACGGTGCCCGGCTTCGGGGACTTCGACGGCTATGCGAACCGGGACTCGCTGAAGTACCGGGCTCACTATGGGCTGCAGGAGATCCCCACGCTGGTGCGGGGCACCCTGCGGAAGGCGGGCTTCTGCGCCGCGTGGGACGCTTTCGTTCAGTTGGGCTGCACGGACGACGGCTTCGCGATGGAGCTGCGGCCCAACGCCACCTGGGAGGAGTACATGGAGGCCTTCCTGCCGCACGATGTGGAACGTGACGTGCGCTCGAACGTGGCCCACACCCTCGGCCTCGACCCGAAGGGCGAGGTGATGGACCGGCTGGACTGGCTGGGCCTCTTCGGCCACGAGCGCATCGGCGTGCAGGGGCTGAGCCCGGCGGCCACCTTGCAGCACTTGCTGGAGGCCAGGTGGAAGCTGGGGCCGGCCGACCAGGACATGGTGGTGATGTGGCACCGCTTCCGCTACACGGTGGAGGACCGGCACCAGGAGCTGCAGGCCTCGCTGGTGGTGCTGGGCGATGACCCGGTGCGCACGGGCATGGCGAAGACCGTGGGGCTGCCCCTGGCCTTCGCGGCACGGCTGGTGCTGGGCGACCGGCTGAAGGGCCGTGGCGTGCTGCTGCCGATCGAACGCGAGATCTACGACCCCATCCTGGACGCCTTGGAGGCGGCCGGCATCGTGTTCAATGAGGAG
Proteins encoded in this region:
- a CDS encoding saccharopine dehydrogenase NADP-binding domain-containing protein, which gives rise to MRTILILGAGRSASALIAQLIHDAPSEEWRITVVDRDLAHARALVGGGTSVARAEQGDAGDPAVRDRLIAAHDLVISMLPAFMHMDVVKDCLRLKRHVITPSYVPDPLWPLHAEAKAAGLIFLNELGLDPGIDHMSAMRILDRIRGEGGRMEAFESYCGGLVAPESDDNPWGYKFSWNPRNVVLAGQGGMARYIKDGSYKYLPYHRLFRETVRVTVPGFGDFDGYANRDSLKYRAHYGLQEIPTLVRGTLRKAGFCAAWDAFVQLGCTDDGFAMELRPNATWEEYMEAFLPHDVERDVRSNVAHTLGLDPKGEVMDRLDWLGLFGHERIGVQGLSPAATLQHLLEARWKLGPADQDMVVMWHRFRYTVEDRHQELQASLVVLGDDPVRTGMAKTVGLPLAFAARLVLGDRLKGRGVLLPIEREIYDPILDALEAAGIVFNEEEVEG